A single region of the Cronobacter condimenti 1330 genome encodes:
- the galR gene encoding HTH-type transcriptional regulator GalR has product MATIKDVARLAGVSVATVSRVINDSPKASDASRQAVLSAMEELNYHPNANARALAQQTTETIGLVVGDVSDPFFGAMVKAVEQVAYHTGNFLLIGNGYHSEHKERQAIEQLIRHRCAALVVHAKVLPDSELIPLMKQIPGMVLINRILPGFEARCVALDDRYGAWLATRHLIQQGHTRIGYLCSNHAISDADDRLKGYYDALREHDLPCNDRLVAWAEPDESGGEQAMTELLGQGKQFTAVACYNDSMAAGAMGVLNDNGIAVPQEISLIGFDDVLVSRYVRPRLTTIRYPIVTMATQAAELALALADNRPAPEITNIFTPTLVRRHSVVAPAESDKS; this is encoded by the coding sequence ATGGCGACTATTAAGGATGTTGCGCGGCTTGCAGGAGTTTCTGTCGCCACGGTCTCCCGCGTAATTAACGATTCCCCCAAAGCCAGCGACGCCTCACGTCAGGCGGTGCTGAGCGCCATGGAAGAACTCAACTACCACCCGAACGCCAACGCCCGTGCGCTGGCGCAGCAGACGACCGAAACCATTGGGCTTGTGGTGGGCGACGTCTCCGATCCCTTCTTCGGGGCAATGGTAAAAGCCGTCGAGCAGGTGGCCTATCACACCGGGAATTTCCTGCTTATCGGCAACGGCTACCACAGCGAGCACAAAGAGCGGCAGGCGATTGAACAATTGATCCGCCACCGCTGCGCTGCGCTGGTAGTGCACGCCAAAGTACTTCCTGACAGCGAACTGATTCCGCTCATGAAACAGATCCCGGGCATGGTACTGATCAATCGGATCCTGCCGGGCTTCGAGGCCCGCTGCGTGGCGCTCGACGATCGCTACGGCGCGTGGCTTGCCACCCGGCACCTGATTCAGCAGGGCCATACGCGCATCGGGTATCTGTGCTCAAACCATGCGATCTCAGACGCCGACGATAGGCTGAAGGGCTATTATGACGCGCTGCGCGAACACGATCTGCCGTGCAACGATCGTTTAGTCGCGTGGGCTGAACCCGATGAGAGCGGCGGCGAGCAGGCCATGACCGAGCTGCTCGGCCAGGGAAAACAGTTTACCGCGGTAGCCTGTTATAACGATTCGATGGCTGCGGGCGCGATGGGCGTGCTGAATGATAACGGCATCGCGGTACCGCAGGAGATTTCGCTGATTGGTTTTGATGACGTGCTGGTCTCGCGCTATGTGCGCCCGCGTCTGACCACGATTCGCTACCCGATTGTAACGATGGCAACGCAGGCGGCGGAGCTCGCGTTAGCGCTGGCCGATAACCGCCCGGCGCCGGAGATCACCAATATTTTTACGCCGACGCTGGTGCGCCGTCACTCGGTGGTCGCCCCCGCAGAATCTGATAAATCGTAG
- a CDS encoding GNAT family N-acetyltransferase, with the protein MQIVPLYDAPQHAEQVTEWLWQAFGVSLPRAFFASIVTHSQQPGKLPLTFVAIEGDTLLGTVGLWRCDLISRQDLFPWLAALYVDDAQRGKGLGGKLQGAVRDYARREGFHELFLYSACRDYYERFGWSYIGDGLDYPDQTVHLYRYDLSDSAGATTE; encoded by the coding sequence ATGCAGATAGTGCCGCTGTATGACGCCCCGCAGCACGCGGAGCAGGTGACCGAATGGCTGTGGCAGGCGTTTGGGGTGTCGTTGCCGCGCGCGTTTTTTGCAAGCATCGTCACGCACAGCCAGCAGCCGGGCAAACTGCCGCTCACGTTTGTCGCCATCGAGGGTGACACGTTGCTCGGCACCGTGGGGCTGTGGCGCTGTGATTTGATAAGCCGTCAGGATCTGTTTCCGTGGCTTGCCGCGCTCTATGTTGACGATGCGCAGCGCGGCAAAGGGCTTGGCGGAAAATTACAGGGCGCGGTGAGAGATTACGCGCGCCGGGAAGGCTTTCACGAACTGTTTCTCTACTCCGCCTGCCGGGATTATTACGAGCGTTTTGGCTGGTCGTATATCGGCGACGGCCTGGACTACCCTGACCAGACCGTGCATCTCTACCGCTACGATTTATCAGATTCTGCGGGGGCGACCACCGAGTGA
- a CDS encoding FCD domain-containing protein, which translates to MEKAVVPPEKKQYQEIGEDLRAQIIQGHYPVGSRLPPERNIAEKYGVSRTIVREALLMLELQGTVDIRQGSGVYVMRIPAEHEAEEERFFSSDIGPFEMLQARQLLESNIAAFAAKMATKADIDNLRRILEQEQRAIAMNDTTQDNNKMFHLVLAGASQNQMLLATVESIWHHMDSSPLWQQLRAHIETRAHRLKWLGDYQTILAALRRRDVMGAWQAMWQHLENVKNSLMELSDADAPDFDGYLFESVPIFQGKLQ; encoded by the coding sequence GTGGAGAAGGCTGTCGTTCCGCCGGAGAAAAAGCAGTATCAGGAGATTGGCGAGGATCTGCGCGCGCAGATTATCCAGGGACATTACCCGGTCGGCTCCCGTCTTCCGCCGGAGCGCAATATCGCCGAGAAATATGGCGTCAGTCGCACCATTGTGCGCGAAGCGCTGCTCATGCTGGAGCTACAGGGCACGGTGGATATTCGTCAGGGTTCTGGCGTTTACGTCATGCGCATTCCGGCGGAGCACGAAGCGGAAGAGGAACGGTTTTTCTCAAGCGACATTGGCCCTTTTGAAATGCTCCAGGCGCGGCAGTTGCTGGAGAGCAATATCGCCGCCTTTGCTGCCAAAATGGCGACTAAAGCGGATATCGATAACCTGCGACGCATTCTGGAGCAGGAACAGCGCGCGATTGCGATGAATGACACCACGCAGGACAACAACAAGATGTTTCATCTGGTGCTTGCGGGCGCGTCACAGAATCAGATGCTGCTGGCGACGGTAGAAAGCATCTGGCATCACATGGACAGTAGCCCGCTGTGGCAGCAACTGCGCGCGCATATTGAAACCCGCGCCCATCGTCTGAAGTGGCTTGGCGATTACCAGACCATCCTCGCGGCGCTGCGTCGCCGTGATGTAATGGGGGCCTGGCAGGCGATGTGGCAGCATCTTGAGAATGTAAAAAACAGCCTGATGGAGCTTTCCGACGCCGACGCGCCTGATTTCGACGGCTACCTTTTCGAGTCGGTGCCCATTTTCCAGGGAAAACTGCAATGA
- a CDS encoding PTS sugar transporter subunit IIB, with translation MKRIVLCCSAGMSTSLVVTKMEKAAAERGLELKIYAIPEQNLRDELEQYARDIQAVLLGPQVRFKLAENKKLTDEHQIPIAVIDSVAYGTLNGAKVLDQALSLVI, from the coding sequence ATGAAACGTATCGTACTGTGTTGTTCCGCTGGCATGTCGACCTCTCTGGTGGTGACCAAAATGGAAAAAGCCGCCGCCGAACGCGGGCTGGAGCTGAAAATCTACGCCATCCCCGAGCAGAACCTGCGTGATGAGTTAGAGCAATACGCCCGCGATATCCAGGCGGTGCTGCTGGGCCCCCAGGTGCGCTTTAAACTCGCAGAAAATAAAAAGCTGACCGACGAGCACCAAATCCCGATCGCGGTCATTGATTCTGTCGCTTACGGCACGCTTAACGGCGCGAAAGTTCTCGATCAGGCGTTATCTCTGGTAATCTAA
- a CDS encoding glycoside hydrolase family 1 protein, whose protein sequence is MSEKTLAIPQDFILGAASSAWQTEGWSGKKAGQDSWLDLWYKNDRHVWHNGYGPAGATDLINRYEDDVALMKAAGLTHYRTSINWSRFFTDYEQGIVDEEYAAYYDRFLDAIRAAGVEPMICLEHYELPAYLFETYGGWSSKKVVELFVLYAEKVFERYHHKVSRWFTFNEPIVVQTRVYLDALRWPYEQNTGTWMQWNHHKILATAKVVRLFREKGYAGSVGVILNPEVTYPRSRAPHDIKAADRYDLFYNRVFLDPLVKGEYPPELLQLLEKHGVAWEYSEEELAVIRAYTVDELGINLYYPHRVKAPSRAWHPETPFHPAYYYEPFELPGRRMNTSRGWEIYPRIIYDMAMRIKNDYGNLPWFVAESGMGVENEAQFRNADGVIEDDYRIVFIGEHLHQTLLAREAGANCRGYMLWAFTDNVSPMNAFKNRYGLVEIDLQHKRARRPKKSLHWYRRLSESRTLTLTLDDEWK, encoded by the coding sequence ATGAGCGAAAAAACTCTCGCCATCCCGCAGGACTTCATACTGGGCGCGGCGTCATCCGCGTGGCAAACCGAAGGATGGAGTGGCAAAAAAGCAGGCCAGGATTCCTGGCTCGATCTTTGGTACAAAAACGACCGCCACGTCTGGCATAACGGCTACGGCCCGGCCGGCGCCACCGATCTGATTAACCGCTACGAAGACGATGTGGCGCTCATGAAAGCGGCAGGGCTGACGCACTACCGCACCTCGATTAACTGGTCGCGTTTTTTTACTGATTACGAACAGGGCATCGTTGACGAAGAGTACGCCGCGTATTACGACCGCTTCCTGGATGCGATCCGCGCGGCGGGCGTTGAACCGATGATCTGCCTTGAGCATTATGAGTTGCCCGCTTATCTCTTTGAAACCTATGGCGGCTGGTCATCTAAAAAGGTCGTCGAACTGTTCGTGCTGTACGCGGAAAAAGTGTTTGAGCGCTACCACCACAAGGTATCGCGCTGGTTCACCTTTAACGAGCCGATTGTGGTGCAGACCCGCGTATATCTTGACGCGCTGCGCTGGCCGTATGAGCAGAATACCGGCACATGGATGCAGTGGAATCACCATAAAATCCTCGCCACCGCGAAAGTAGTGCGCCTGTTCCGTGAAAAGGGTTACGCGGGGAGCGTCGGGGTTATCCTCAACCCGGAAGTGACCTACCCACGCTCACGCGCGCCGCACGATATAAAAGCCGCAGACCGCTACGATCTCTTCTATAACCGGGTGTTCCTCGACCCTCTGGTGAAGGGTGAATACCCGCCTGAACTGCTGCAACTGCTGGAAAAACACGGCGTGGCGTGGGAGTACAGCGAAGAGGAGCTTGCGGTCATTCGCGCATATACCGTGGATGAGCTTGGCATCAATCTTTACTACCCGCATCGCGTCAAAGCCCCGTCACGCGCCTGGCACCCGGAAACGCCTTTCCATCCGGCGTATTACTACGAACCGTTTGAGCTGCCGGGGCGGCGGATGAATACCTCGCGTGGCTGGGAGATTTATCCGCGCATCATTTATGACATGGCGATGCGGATCAAAAACGATTACGGCAACCTGCCGTGGTTTGTGGCCGAAAGCGGAATGGGCGTTGAAAACGAAGCGCAGTTCCGCAACGCCGATGGCGTGATTGAGGATGACTACCGCATCGTATTTATCGGCGAGCATTTACACCAGACGCTGCTGGCGCGCGAGGCGGGCGCAAACTGTCGGGGCTATATGCTTTGGGCATTTACCGACAATGTTTCGCCAATGAACGCCTTTAAAAACCGCTACGGGCTGGTGGAGATCGATTTACAGCACAAGCGCGCCAGACGCCCGAAAAAATCGCTGCACTGGTACCGGCGCTTAAGCGAATCGCGCACGCTGACGCTCACGCTTGATGATGAATGGAAATAA
- a CDS encoding PTS sugar transporter subunit IIC, whose protein sequence is MAFQEKLIDSLGSFATKFNSYRYIMAIKASFITLMPVIIVGAFSVLISNMVLDPKNGLASFQALSFLAALKPITSAINYATLNFLNIGAVFLIGIELGRINGIKTLFPGLLAVICFICVTPTTVEMLVDGEMHVVKDVLLRQFSDTRSLFLGMFIAILSVEIYTWLENRDGLKIKMPDTVPPNVSASFSALIPAIITTTVIATFGFVFHQVTGMYLYDAVYQVVQQPLERVVQSLPGILLLMFVAQLFWVIGIHGNQMIKPIREPLLLGAITVNMSAFEQGKEVPNIITMPFWDVYMSIGGSGLTIGLLIAVMIATKRKEMKEIAKLSFGPGIFNINEPVIFGMPIMLNPILAVPFIITPLVTGSIGYFATVMGFAGKAVVMVPWTTPPLINAWLSTAGSMGAVVTQLVCILVSILIYLPFVKIASRRAEQAQLQAASVETVKKA, encoded by the coding sequence ATGGCATTCCAGGAAAAGTTGATCGATTCTCTGGGCAGTTTCGCGACCAAATTCAACAGTTACCGCTACATCATGGCGATCAAGGCATCCTTTATTACGCTGATGCCGGTCATTATCGTCGGCGCTTTTTCGGTACTGATCTCCAACATGGTGCTGGACCCGAAAAACGGGCTGGCGAGCTTCCAGGCGTTGTCATTTCTGGCGGCCCTGAAACCCATCACCAGCGCCATTAACTACGCGACGCTAAATTTCTTAAATATCGGCGCGGTATTTTTAATCGGCATTGAGCTTGGGCGCATCAACGGCATCAAGACGTTGTTCCCGGGTTTGCTGGCGGTTATCTGTTTTATCTGCGTTACGCCGACCACTGTCGAAATGCTGGTGGATGGCGAAATGCATGTGGTGAAAGATGTGCTGCTGCGCCAGTTCTCCGATACCCGCAGCCTTTTCCTCGGCATGTTTATCGCCATTCTGTCGGTCGAGATCTACACCTGGCTTGAGAATCGCGACGGGCTGAAAATCAAAATGCCTGACACCGTGCCGCCAAACGTTTCAGCCTCCTTCTCGGCGCTTATTCCGGCCATTATCACCACCACCGTTATCGCCACGTTTGGGTTCGTGTTCCATCAGGTGACCGGCATGTATCTCTACGACGCGGTGTATCAGGTGGTGCAGCAGCCGCTGGAACGTGTGGTACAGAGCCTGCCGGGCATTCTGTTGCTGATGTTTGTCGCCCAGCTTTTCTGGGTGATTGGCATTCACGGCAACCAGATGATTAAACCCATTCGCGAGCCGCTGTTGCTTGGCGCCATCACCGTAAATATGAGTGCGTTTGAGCAGGGCAAAGAGGTGCCCAATATCATCACCATGCCTTTCTGGGATGTTTACATGAGCATCGGTGGCTCGGGGTTGACCATCGGCCTGCTGATTGCGGTCATGATCGCCACCAAACGCAAAGAGATGAAAGAAATTGCGAAACTGTCGTTCGGGCCGGGCATTTTCAATATCAACGAGCCCGTTATCTTCGGCATGCCGATCATGCTAAACCCGATCCTGGCGGTGCCGTTTATCATCACACCGCTGGTGACGGGCTCCATCGGCTACTTCGCAACCGTCATGGGTTTTGCCGGAAAAGCCGTGGTGATGGTGCCATGGACCACGCCGCCTTTGATTAACGCCTGGCTTTCCACCGCAGGTTCGATGGGCGCGGTCGTCACGCAACTGGTCTGTATCCTGGTTTCCATTCTTATCTATCTGCCGTTCGTGAAGATAGCTTCGCGCCGCGCTGAGCAGGCGCAGTTACAGGCCGCGAGCGTTGAAACCGTTAAAAAAGCATGA